The Methanobacterium sp. genome includes the window AGTATTAAAAACAATTCTATGATCTCAATTGTAAATTCATATTTTTCATCCCTACATAATAATTAATATCCTAGAAAAACTATGTTTCATAATTAAAAAATGACAAAATTAGAGGTATGAAATTGAAAAAAGCACGTATACTTGTCCAAGGAATAGTACAGGGAGTTGGATTCCGACCTAATGTTTACAGGTTAGCTAATGCTAGAAAACTAAACGGATACGTGCGGAACTTAGGTAATGTGGTTGAAATAATAGTTGAGGGAAGTGAAGATAATATTAAAAGTTTTTCAAATGAAATTAAAACTAAAAAACCACCTATATCCAAAGTTGATTCTGTAAAAATAGATTGGCTGGATGATGGTAGTTCGTCAAGGTTTAATAGTTTTCAGATATTAGAAAGCTCTTCCAACTTTTCTGGATCTTCTGTAATACCTCCAGATATTGCCACTTGCAATAGTTGCTTGGATGAAGTTATGAAAAATGGAGATCGGCGTTTTCAATATCCGTTCATTGCTTGTACTGATTGTGGCCCTCGTTTTACGGTGATCAGTTCAGTTCCTTATGATCGTGAACGTACATCCATGGATGTATTTCCCCTGTGTTCTGATTGTAAAAAAGAATATGAAGACCCTGAAGACCGGCGTTACCATGCTGAAGCATCTTGTTGCCCGATCTGCGGACCTGAAGTTTCCCTTTATGGTGAAGAGAAGATAAATTCAGATAATCCAATCAAAGAAGCAGCAAACCTTCTTGATGAAGGATATATATTGGCAATGAAGGGTATTGGTGGCACACATTTGGTGGCAAACACCCTTGATGATCTTCCGCTCATCAATATGCGTGATAAACTGGGTAGGATGAATCAACCATTCGCTTGTATGTCTCCAAATATTAAAACAATACGAAGTTTCGCTGAAGTTACAGATTATGAAGAGGATATCCTCCTATCAAATAACAGACCCATTGTTATTCTGAAAAAAAATAAAGATTATTATTTATCCCCCCAAGTTGCACCAGAACTTCATAATTTAGGAGTTATGCTCCCGTACTCTGCCTTACATCATCTTTTATTCACTTACACGGACTCACCAGCTTACATAATGACCTCTGCTAACATGCCTGGTGAGCCTATGTTAACTAAGAACAAGGAAATATTAAGTAAACTGGAAGGTGTTGCTGATTATTTCCTCTTGCACAACCGCAAGATTATCAACCGATGTGATGATAGTGTTGTAAGGTTTCGTGGGGGTGATTTGGCATTTATACGTCGTTCGAGGGGTTACGTGCCTGAACCTTATGATTTTTCTAAGATCAACACCGATTTGAATGTTCTGGCCCTTGGACCTGAAATTGATGTGACTTTTTCTCTCCTCAAGGAAGGAAAATGCTATGTTTCTCAGCATATCGGAGATACCACTAAATATGAAACCTTCCTTTATCTACAAAAAGCTATAGAATATATGATGGGCATCACAAGGACAGACAATGTTGATGTTGTGACTTGTGACCTACATCCTCAATTTTTTACCACGAAATTGGCGCAAGAATTTGGTGAAAAGTTTCAATGCCCTGTTTGGAAGGTTCAACATCATCATGCTCATGCTGCTGCTCTATCTCTTGATTGGGGAGTGGAAGAACTTATTTGTATAGCAGCCGATGGTGTAGGTTATGGTGCTGATGGAAATGCTTGGGGAGGGGAGATATTATATTCTAACAGAACAGAATACGAACGAATTGGAAGTTTAATGCCACATTACATGCCTGGAGGAGATTTGACCACACGTTACCCTGCTAGAATGATGATGGCTATGCTTTACCATTATTATGAGGAAGATGAACTCTTGGAACTTATGAAGAGTGATTATCTTAATTATTTCCCGCATGGTATCAAAGAGGTGGAAATAGTGGTCGATCAACTAAAAAGGAATTTCAACTTAACAAGCACCACTAGTACTGGGCGAGTGCTCGATGCTCTTGCTGCGTCTCTAGAAATTTGTGGAGAAAGAACTTATGAAGGCGAATGTGCCATGAAACTGGAATCTGCAGCTTACTATGGTGAAGATCGTTTCGATATACCTGTCGAAATAACTCAACAAGATGGTATGGATGTTTTGGATACTTCTAAAATTCTTTTATCAGTTTTAGAGAAAAAATTGGAAGG containing:
- the hypF gene encoding carbamoyltransferase HypF, with the translated sequence MKKARILVQGIVQGVGFRPNVYRLANARKLNGYVRNLGNVVEIIVEGSEDNIKSFSNEIKTKKPPISKVDSVKIDWLDDGSSSRFNSFQILESSSNFSGSSVIPPDIATCNSCLDEVMKNGDRRFQYPFIACTDCGPRFTVISSVPYDRERTSMDVFPLCSDCKKEYEDPEDRRYHAEASCCPICGPEVSLYGEEKINSDNPIKEAANLLDEGYILAMKGIGGTHLVANTLDDLPLINMRDKLGRMNQPFACMSPNIKTIRSFAEVTDYEEDILLSNNRPIVILKKNKDYYLSPQVAPELHNLGVMLPYSALHHLLFTYTDSPAYIMTSANMPGEPMLTKNKEILSKLEGVADYFLLHNRKIINRCDDSVVRFRGGDLAFIRRSRGYVPEPYDFSKINTDLNVLALGPEIDVTFSLLKEGKCYVSQHIGDTTKYETFLYLQKAIEYMMGITRTDNVDVVTCDLHPQFFTTKLAQEFGEKFQCPVWKVQHHHAHAAALSLDWGVEELICIAADGVGYGADGNAWGGEILYSNRTEYERIGSLMPHYMPGGDLTTRYPARMMMAMLYHYYEEDELLELMKSDYLNYFPHGIKEVEIVVDQLKRNFNLTSTTSTGRVLDALAASLEICGERTYEGECAMKLESAAYYGEDRFDIPVEITQQDGMDVLDTSKILLSVLEKKLEGENVKDLACSAQRAVSEGLAELAILAADKIGINNIGGSGGVFYNEAISMTIKNVVENAGFRFLQHRNSCAGDGSVSLGQAVVAALKFNEKLK